The Streptomyces luteogriseus genome includes a window with the following:
- a CDS encoding PRC-barrel domain-containing protein encodes MMLFSEARGLPVLTLTEAQEVGVVRSLTVDAVSGVVTHVRVRGRHSRKETVLAWGALHAIGPDAVLVRSAAEPAEVPPHHELPGLRILTETGDTLGTVQDVAFEPGTGRVEAVVTAHGDLPADRLLGLGDYALVVRAA; translated from the coding sequence ATGATGCTGTTCTCCGAGGCGCGGGGCCTGCCGGTGCTGACCCTGACCGAGGCGCAGGAGGTCGGCGTCGTCAGGTCGCTGACGGTCGACGCGGTGTCCGGGGTGGTCACCCACGTCCGGGTGCGGGGCCGTCACTCCCGCAAGGAGACCGTGCTGGCCTGGGGCGCCCTGCACGCCATCGGCCCGGACGCCGTGCTGGTCCGCTCCGCCGCCGAACCGGCCGAAGTGCCGCCGCACCACGAGCTGCCGGGCCTCAGGATCCTCACCGAGACGGGTGACACGCTCGGCACGGTCCAGGACGTGGCCTTCGAACCGGGGACGGGCCGGGTCGAGGCGGTCGTCACCGCCCACGGCGACCTGCCGGCCGACCGGCTGCTCGGGCTCGGCGACTACGCGCTGGTGGTCCGCGCCGCCTGA
- a CDS encoding helix-turn-helix domain-containing protein — MTNQLPNEARVIPLRPHGARPPGAPPRQAPPTPAAKEPLWRDLVGDVLRRERLAQERTLKDVADEARISMPYLSEVERGRKEASSEVLAAAAHALGLGLGDLLTRAQGELARVTSRHVAGGRRRATTSSHDGMCLAA; from the coding sequence GTGACCAACCAGCTGCCGAACGAAGCCCGAGTCATCCCCCTGCGCCCCCACGGGGCGCGTCCCCCCGGTGCGCCGCCGCGCCAGGCGCCGCCGACCCCCGCCGCGAAGGAGCCGCTGTGGCGGGACCTGGTGGGCGACGTACTGCGCCGTGAACGCCTCGCACAGGAGCGCACGTTGAAGGACGTCGCCGACGAGGCACGGATCTCCATGCCCTACCTCTCGGAGGTGGAGCGCGGCCGCAAGGAGGCCTCCTCGGAGGTCCTCGCGGCCGCCGCCCACGCCCTCGGACTGGGCCTCGGCGACCTGCTGACGAGGGCGCAGGGCGAACTGGCCCGCGTCACGTCCCGCCACGTGGCCGGCGGCCGCCGCAGGGCCACCACCTCGTCGCACGACGGCATGTGCCTGGCCGCCTGA
- a CDS encoding ATP-binding protein, whose amino-acid sequence MIDHLDGAVIPTGFDVPVEPLRRAAHYTGEQGCIAEARSFAALFLDQLRTEWCARIDERVDGAVLLVVSELITNADRHSNGPYILELVGTDTAVTVSVYDSSSALPRIFPRDPERIGRHGLEIVHALAEQVSVERVPVGKRVRAVLPLSEATRG is encoded by the coding sequence ATGATCGACCACCTGGACGGGGCAGTGATACCGACTGGTTTCGACGTGCCCGTGGAACCGCTGCGGCGGGCGGCACACTACACCGGCGAGCAGGGCTGCATCGCCGAGGCGCGGTCCTTCGCCGCGCTCTTTCTCGACCAGCTCAGGACCGAGTGGTGCGCGCGGATCGACGAGCGTGTCGACGGCGCCGTGCTGCTGGTGGTCAGCGAGCTGATCACCAACGCCGACCGGCACAGCAACGGGCCGTACATCCTGGAACTCGTCGGCACCGACACCGCGGTGACGGTGTCGGTCTACGACAGCAGCTCCGCTCTGCCCCGCATCTTTCCCCGCGACCCCGAGCGCATCGGCCGGCACGGCCTGGAGATCGTCCACGCGCTCGCGGAGCAGGTCAGCGTGGAACGGGTGCCGGTGGGCAAGCGGGTGCGCGCCGTGCTGCCGCTCTCCGAAGCAACCCGGGGATGA
- a CDS encoding PRC-barrel domain-containing protein: MNELLAARSLTTLPVVTLGGDAVAQVKDTVFDSAAGRITGFTLSGRGLLSGPLKQSLPWSGVHGLGPYAVMIRDALVLEDTSVVVARREAQQGRVLHATVLTDEGAEVGTVLDVIIESGTSGRVVGFRIAAGKALVQGSRRRRHRVYVPRGETLAVSGRALVIPADATRYVADDLSAFVARVGAFRAGREGTAP, translated from the coding sequence ATGAACGAGCTGCTGGCCGCACGCAGTCTGACGACCCTGCCGGTGGTCACCCTTGGCGGGGACGCCGTCGCCCAGGTCAAGGACACCGTCTTCGACTCCGCCGCCGGACGGATCACCGGTTTCACGCTCAGCGGCCGGGGACTGCTGTCGGGCCCGCTGAAGCAGAGCCTGCCCTGGTCGGGGGTGCACGGCCTGGGCCCGTACGCGGTCATGATCCGTGACGCCCTCGTCCTGGAGGACACCTCCGTCGTGGTGGCACGGCGCGAGGCACAGCAGGGCCGAGTGCTGCACGCCACGGTGCTGACCGACGAGGGAGCCGAGGTCGGCACGGTGCTCGATGTGATCATCGAGAGCGGGACCAGCGGCCGGGTGGTGGGCTTCCGGATCGCCGCGGGCAAGGCCCTGGTGCAGGGCTCCAGACGCCGTCGGCACCGGGTGTACGTGCCGCGCGGCGAGACGCTCGCGGTCTCCGGCCGCGCCCTGGTCATCCCGGCGGATGCCACCCGCTACGTCGCCGATGACCTGTCCGCCTTCGTCGCCCGGGTCGGCGCCTTCCGGGCCGGTCGGGAGGGTACGGCGCCATGA
- a CDS encoding RNA polymerase sigma factor SigF, whose product METAVIRSKAQVVEENAEASAGDGALPGVVDPRSVAPRDARQLSRQFFQRLTELEEGTHEYQYARNTLIEMNMSLVRFAAGRFRGRGDDMEDIVQTGMIGLIKAIDRFELSREVEFTSFALPYIVGEIKRFFRDTTWAVHVPRRLQELRVELAKAREELASRLDREPTVAELATLMNISEREVVEGQIAANGYNSSSLDAALTGDGPEGGEAVLADFIGVEEDGLRLVEDFHALAPLMAELSERDRQILHMRFVEEATQAEIGEQLGCSQMHVSRLIKRIITRLREGMLGELGCA is encoded by the coding sequence ATGGAGACCGCCGTGATCCGGTCGAAGGCACAGGTCGTCGAAGAGAACGCCGAGGCCAGCGCGGGTGACGGAGCACTGCCGGGCGTCGTGGACCCGCGGTCCGTGGCCCCGCGGGACGCGAGGCAGCTGTCCCGCCAGTTCTTCCAGCGCCTGACGGAACTCGAAGAGGGAACGCACGAGTACCAGTACGCGCGCAACACCCTGATCGAGATGAACATGTCGCTCGTGCGCTTCGCGGCCGGCCGGTTCCGAGGCCGCGGCGACGACATGGAGGACATCGTCCAGACCGGCATGATCGGCCTGATCAAGGCCATCGACCGGTTCGAGCTCTCGCGCGAGGTCGAGTTCACCTCCTTCGCGCTGCCGTACATCGTCGGCGAGATCAAGCGGTTCTTCCGGGACACGACGTGGGCGGTACACGTGCCGAGGCGGCTCCAGGAGCTGCGCGTGGAACTGGCCAAGGCCCGTGAGGAGCTCGCCAGCCGTCTGGACCGCGAGCCGACGGTCGCCGAGCTGGCGACCCTGATGAACATCTCCGAGCGTGAGGTCGTGGAGGGGCAGATCGCGGCGAACGGGTACAACTCGTCGTCGCTGGACGCCGCGCTCACCGGCGACGGTCCGGAGGGCGGCGAGGCGGTCCTGGCCGACTTCATCGGTGTGGAGGAGGACGGGCTGCGGCTCGTCGAGGACTTCCACGCGCTGGCACCGCTCATGGCGGAGCTGAGCGAGCGCGACCGGCAGATCCTCCACATGCGGTTCGTGGAAGAGGCCACGCAGGCGGAGATCGGTGAGCAGCTCGGCTGCTCCCAGATGCACGTCTCCCGCCTGATCAAGCGGATCATCACGCGACTGCGCGAGGGCATGCTGGGCGAGCTGGGCTGCGCCTGA